The DNA window GCATGAGTCAGCAACTTTCCATCCTCAGATAATGATATGTCAAACCATTCAGTTCTTTTAAAAACTGATGTGAAAAGTAACAATATGACGCGTTAATAGATCATTTCAAACAGTTAAGTCTTTACAAAGAGTATACTTTAATTGAGAAATGTGAAAAGCACAGCAAAACAAAATTGGGGTTGTCAGCTTTATCAAAAGGGATAAAGCCAGCTTTATCAAAAGGGATAAAGTCAGCTTTATCAAAAGGGATAAAGTCAGCTTTATCAAAAGGATATATTActccaaaatacattttaaaaaagaaaTACAGCTTCTTACATTGACAGAACTGTCTTCTGCAGAGTAAGCATCAGCAAGAGACATTTTCTCAAATATTTTTGAAAGTATGTAATTTTTCACAAAAGTGCAAAGATAAGAACAGCAAATTAATATTGGTGTACTGTAGACATTTGATTTAAATACATAAAATGGGACTTCTCAAACACATTGATTTCAAAAGAGAGGTCCTAACAACACACCTACCCACTAACacattttgtttttgtaaatGGCAAGTTAATGGTCAAAGAATGTCCAAATATACAACCAAATTTGAACCACAGCAATGCGCAGACACCTTTAGTAACACTTCAAACTCAAGAGAAGCAAGTTAAGGATCTTTGAAAGTAGACCACTCTGTCAAACATAGTGTCTGAGcacacagcctggtctcatagactataTGTAACATAGCGAATGTAAATCCGCAACCCTGAAAATAATATGATACGTTTAGTATGGTATAGTTACCTTAAGACAGATGATTACTTAAGGCATAaatgaaagtagggtggttggtcgtgGTGGATGGGTGCGatttcgaatctcatcacggataACTTTagaattttagctaattagcaactttacaactacttagcatgttatctaaccctcaccttaaccccaggcctagctaatgttagccacctagctagatttcataacatatcatacgtttagcaaattcgtaacatgtcatgaaatgggtgatggacatccacagattaatacataccatatgaaacataACTTGGTAAAATGGAGTttctcggatttacatacagaaaaGTACTCAGACCAGGTTGGGGCACAGGGCACTTGTGGATTTCAGAACACTGTTATTTTAATGCTATACCAAGATGAACACTGTCCCTTGGGTTAACAACCACTCAATTTTAATATCCTCAGACTATCTGTTCTACATTTTCTTTGTCCAAAGATGACAACTTATATTGCATCCAGAATTTGGGAGACAATCGGTTAGAATCATTTATTCCAGTTCAACACAAAATTCACCGTAATTCATTCAATTTCTATATTTACATACTTTAAGATTTAATCAACATTCAAAAACAGTATGTGAATGTCAGACACAGCATTCTTCCAGTTCAACACAAACCTCACACTCACTCAAGTAACTTGAACAACTGTTATTGATGCCCACTCCAAAAATACCTTTGTTTTTAGCAGATGTTGCAACAAGCCATATTTGTGTGCCATATCTAATAGAACAGTATTTCTGTTTTCCCATCACCTTTATTACCAACATTGCAATCtcatttaaagtaactgtccagtgttccCAGATTTATATTAAATATGACCTAGAACTAATTACAATAGGAGTGAAAtagttccttccttccttccaaaaaaaaagaaaaaaaaaagaaaaaagaaaaaaaataggtaattatgtttaaaaaatattaaTGCGAGTAAAGCGCTGATTGACCAGCTCATCCTcaggatgacatcatcctctatgaGTAAATAGCTAGCATTTTTTTAAACAGCCTGTTTGAGTTCAGTTTGTGTTGGATTAAAACATTAAAATtacaatttatgctttggccacaaatacaggatgagtcaacaacattatttgggtcaAAGTTAAATAGAGTATGAACttagtgagattttcactggacagttactttaatgtACAGTGGGTCAAAATATATTAATTTTACATATAGCTCTAAAAGCAATGTAAATAATTGAATGTATTCACACACAGGTTATATAGCCCATTAGTTCTTAGTAGTAGATGAAGAGGAAATTTGCACCTGCCTATCCCAAAGAGGGGAAAAGGGTATAAGGTTGTTATGCGTTTTTGCCCTGCAAATGATCATCCTGTCCTCTTCTTTCATACTCGAGAGAGAAGGTGCCTCTCTGCCTCTACTGGTCCCACCATCTTAGATGGACTTAGATCGGCCCCATGTTCAACACTCACCAGGACATGGAGTTGGGTGCTGGTCAGTTTTTGCCCACTCGGATGTTGGGGTTTAGTAGGGGGTCTAAGTTGGGGTCGGAGTCAGCTGAAGCACGGCCCAGTTTAGCCATAATGATAATCAAGGTAAAGAATCCCAGAACTCCAACCAGAAGGAGCATGAAGACCCTCTGTTTCCAGGACAGGCCTGTCCTCTTTGAACCCGTCCGGTTTCTGAGAACACAAATTCATTTATATCTTCAGAGTTTAGAGAAATGGGACTCCACCTTTGGAGACAGTAACTGATAAATCAGATCTATAAAATGTAAGTTACaaggatatgttttttttttttttacaaccaaatctctGTTGATGTAAATGGAATGTTGTTATAGAAGAGTCCAGACATCTTTTTGGGGGATTTCACTTTCActgtttttgagaaacttaccccaaACAGCAAATCAATTCCTGATCCTTGTTGTGTATAATGGGGGCCCAGAAAAACCATGAACAAATGCTCTAAAAACACCCAAATACATCCTTTCAGAAATGGCATACCTCTCACTATAGCAATGCAGGTCTTTAGATGctgtacacatgaaattgtgtcattccgAACTTAATCTGCAATGTTATATTCAATTTTGTTGCGAACCtctctacaggtaactgccaaaaataAAGAATCAAATAAACACTTAAGTAAATGAGGAATACAAAGTACAGTATATTGAAAACATAGGGTGACTCCACACAGGAAGTTCCAGACACTtccagaatctatgccaaggtacACTGACGCTGTTCTGGCGGCTCCTAGTGGTCCACCACCCTATTAAAACCACTATGTTGGTGTGGCAGCAACCTGTGGCAGCAACCTGTGGCAGCAACCTGTGGCAGCAACCTGTGGCAGCAACCTGTGGCAGCAAGCTACATGGAGAATGaaacagctggataggggaaacagCGAGTCGCACAAAAGGGAATAAAACGTTGCGGAGAAAGTTCGGAATGACACAGTTTCATGTGTACAgcatctaaagacctgcatcgCTATACTGAGAGCTTTGTTGTTTCTAAAAGGATGTATTTGGATGTTTTCAGAGCCTTTGGCCCCCATATTACACAAGTAAAATTATTGCTGTTTGGGGTAAGTATATCGAAAACAAGCGAAATCACAAAAAAGATGTCTtggacccttctataacattcCATATACATAAAAATagagatttggttgtaaaaaTAAAACTTCTCCTTTAAGTAcattaaataatggttaaataaaaagtACTATTGTCCATATGTAATGTAGTTTGATCAGAAAGGTGTACTTGCTGTGCAATAACTACATGAATAGCACCTACGTTAAATAACTAGTAACATAATTAAATTACTGACTTGAGAATCTGTGCAAACCAGCTGAGTGCTGGTCGTCGCCGGTACTTGTCGTCGTCAAAGTCGATCTGTGTCACAGAGCTGTGTCCAGCGCTGTAACTAGAGCTGGGACCAGAGTCCCGTGTGTCATAGACTTTCCTTGGGGTTGATGCTGGAAGCAAAAATAAACATCAAATGAATAACCAAACATGAGGATACATTATACACATGCATCTACGTGAATAATATCAGATGCGTTTGCAAAAATGACATGAACTAAGATTAGATTTGAGGCTACGGTTTGGACTAGCCTGTATGGAATGGCAACACTGTGTGGTTAGTAAAATGTAGGATTAGTACAGTTCCTGCAAACCAGAGTAACATTCATAGTCCTTTACCTGTGTGTAGGGTGATTGTGTCACTGCAGGTTGCAGTGATCATGTTGACCCCAGAGTGTTGTTCTTGTGCTACCATCCCCCCGTTGTTGTCGAGATTGCCATGATCTTCCTGTACTTGAGGTGGAACTAGAGTAGGGGCCGGGCTGGGGGTGTAGGAGTGGGTGGGGTAAGCTTCAGTGGTGTCCAATGCTGGGGCTAGCACAGTGGGGGAGAAGGTAAATGTTACAGTAACCTTTCTGATTTGAACAAACAAATCGAACATTTAGCTTAGCATTATGTCATGATGCAGGGATTCAGATGCAATACAGGCTCCCGTTATTGCAGACCAACAAGGCAGTAACAAACCAGAGACAATGACTCACCATCAAATGTGGACCAGTCAGCATAATCAGTGACATCCTGTGTGCGGTCTTGAATAGCTTCTACAGGTTCGTCAATCTTGCAGTGGAGAGAGTATGTGCATGTTAGATTTGAATCGTCACAGAATACTTGCCATCTCACTGAAAGAAACACTTGATTTATGGGTCCTAAAACATATTTTAAGCCTTAAAAATATTTTACACTAATGTCATACACAATTTAATGTTGGTACCCAGCATCTCAACCAGTCACCATCACTATTCAATTTCTCTAACCACTAGTGTGACCCAGCCCAACCCTATTCCTCACCAGAGGTAGGCCTAGTCCAGCTCTTGCCCAGTTGACTAAGGAGAGCTGTTCCCTCAGCATGTCAGCTATTGGGCTGGCCAGGTTGGAGGGGGGAAACACTGGACCCTGGCAGCTGGGGCACTGGTATCCTGCAGGAGCAGTATGTAGGGGCAACCGGACTGCCAGGTCATGAAGACAGGCCCAGTGGAATACATCttggatagagagaaagggaaatgATCCAGGTGGGTTTGTGCAAATTCCACAGAGCGGTAATATCaagcaacaacaataataatatggAGAGTTACTCTCAAAAAAGAACACAACTATACCAAATTCAATAAGAGCACAAAGGACAACAAATCGAAGATGTTGACAATCTTACCATAGCAGACCAATCTGACAGTATCCTGGGAGATCAGTGGGTTATTACACAGTCGACAGTTAGGGCTGTAATCACTATCCTGAAGCCACTGGAGGTAGGACTGCACTATACACTGGTAATCAGAATGGAGAGAAAATACTTCATAGTTTAGTGGCAAAGACAGCTACTATTAGTCCCTTTTAGAATCCGAGAGTGGAAGACTTACAATCTCGTCTCTAACATGTAAGCTCAACATTTCCAAATAGTCCCATTACAAGTCAGAATGTGTAACACACTTCTGGACTTACTTTACCTGTTGGCAATGATTTTGTCCTTATGTCGGAGGTAATCCACAATATACCCACAAAAAACTGTTACCAGCCCGACCTTCAGTATGACGGTTTGCACATGGTTCTGCCTGCTGGCAGCTTTGGCCCGTACCTCCAACACCGACGCAATGCggttttcaagggattgttaaataaatattaactgtttggtcataatatCATCACCCCTTGAAAAGTATAATCAGAACTACAAATGTCAGATTATTACATGCAAAACAACTGCGCACATTTAGCGctatcagagttatacagcaagtaactgcaTGCTTTTCAGTAAACAATTTTATAATGTAATTTCAAATATGTGAGGGTAGCCTCAAGATATCTCTCAATATTGGCCACCATGAATTGGAAATTTGAGTGATATAAAATAAAAGTGAACTGTTCCTGACAAGTATGAGTGTTTTTTTTAGGTTAATTTCCCATCCTTTGAGGGCTCTGCCTGTCAAGTAGCAGAAGGGGCATTTCCCGATGTACAGTTAACTGATCatgtttactttgcaagctaCCAGTATGAACTTTGTACAGTTGGCTAAACATTGCTAGTGGTAAGTAGACCTAGCTAATG is part of the Oncorhynchus clarkii lewisi isolate Uvic-CL-2024 chromosome 10, UVic_Ocla_1.0, whole genome shotgun sequence genome and encodes:
- the LOC139418533 gene encoding zinc finger protein-like 1, translated to MGLCKCPKRKVTNLFCFEHRVNVCEHCLVSNHNKCIVQSYLQWLQDSDYSPNCRLCNNPLISQDTVRLVCYDVFHWACLHDLAVRLPLHTAPAGYQCPSCQGPVFPPSNLASPIADMLREQLSLVNWARAGLGLPLIDEPVEAIQDRTQDVTDYADWSTFDAPALDTTEAYPTHSYTPSPAPTLVPPQVQEDHGNLDNNGGMVAQEQHSGVNMITATCSDTITLHTASTPRKVYDTRDSGPSSSYSAGHSSVTQIDFDDDKYRRRPALSWFAQILKNRTGSKRTGLSWKQRVFMLLLVGVLGFFTLIIIMAKLGRASADSDPNLDPLLNPNIRVGKN